The Lysobacter gummosus genome includes a region encoding these proteins:
- a CDS encoding glutathione peroxidase: MTFLSQSSPRRARAAGSVLLLSLALTAGVAAAAGTGLLDRSFRPLAGKVPVDLAKAYGGDVVLVVNTASKCGFTPQFEALEGLHAKYKAKGFAVLGFPSGDFKAQEFEDEKQIQEFCTLTYGVKFPMFEKVHVIGDQATPLYKDLSKVSGEAPKWNFHKYLIGRDGKLIASYGSKVTPDDPAVVAAIERALAAPSAKAAKPAGKTAAAAAGK, encoded by the coding sequence ATGACTTTCCTGTCTCAATCGAGTCCGCGCCGCGCCCGCGCCGCCGGTTCCGTCCTGCTGCTGTCCCTGGCCCTGACCGCCGGCGTCGCCGCCGCGGCCGGCACCGGTCTGCTCGACCGCAGCTTCCGTCCGCTGGCCGGCAAGGTGCCGGTCGATCTGGCCAAGGCCTATGGCGGCGACGTCGTGCTGGTGGTCAACACCGCGAGCAAATGCGGCTTCACCCCGCAGTTCGAGGCCCTGGAAGGCCTGCATGCCAAGTACAAGGCGAAGGGCTTCGCCGTGCTCGGCTTCCCCTCGGGCGACTTCAAGGCGCAGGAATTCGAGGACGAGAAACAGATCCAGGAGTTCTGCACGCTGACCTACGGCGTGAAGTTCCCGATGTTCGAGAAAGTGCACGTGATCGGCGATCAGGCCACGCCGCTGTACAAGGACCTGAGCAAGGTCTCCGGCGAAGCGCCGAAGTGGAATTTCCACAAGTATCTGATCGGCCGCGACGGCAAGCTGATCGCCAGCTACGGCAGCAAGGTCACCCCGGACGATCCGGCCGTGGTCGCGGCGATCGAGCGCGCGCTGGCCGCGCCCTCGGCCAAGGCGGCCAAGCCCGCCGGCAAGACGGCCGCGGCGGCGGCCGGCAAATAA
- a CDS encoding FKBP-type peptidyl-prolyl cis-trans isomerase — MKAFVRGAAVLITTAALFGGAASAQDKTVLANDREKISYAIGMDVASSLKPVGPDLDAAAFERAVKNVFDGGKPLITQDEARTVDTALRARIASREGKPVAGAAPGATPPAVDKSKVGLLVGTFMVGPALQQIKGEIELPILVQAVRTSLGGGKTLLADGDARTVLTNFSEKMQAKIKAEAAAAGDKNLQQGTAFLAENKKVKGVFVTGSGLQYMILRQGSGERPKPTDKVSVNYKGTLLDGKTFDSSYDRGQPAEFPVNGVIQGWQEGLAMMPVGSKFKFWIPAELAYGSNGAPPSIGPNATLTFEVELLDIL, encoded by the coding sequence ATGAAGGCTTTCGTGCGCGGCGCTGCCGTGTTGATCACCACCGCAGCGCTGTTCGGCGGCGCCGCTTCTGCTCAGGACAAGACCGTGCTCGCCAACGATCGAGAAAAAATCAGCTACGCCATCGGCATGGACGTCGCGTCCTCGCTCAAGCCGGTCGGCCCGGACCTGGATGCGGCCGCGTTCGAACGCGCGGTCAAGAATGTATTCGACGGCGGCAAGCCGCTGATCACCCAGGACGAGGCGCGCACCGTCGACACCGCCCTGCGCGCGCGCATCGCCTCGCGCGAAGGCAAGCCGGTCGCCGGCGCCGCGCCCGGCGCTACGCCGCCGGCGGTGGACAAGAGCAAGGTCGGCCTGCTGGTCGGCACCTTCATGGTCGGCCCGGCGCTGCAGCAAATCAAAGGCGAAATCGAGCTGCCGATCCTGGTGCAGGCCGTGCGCACTTCGCTCGGCGGCGGCAAGACCCTGCTGGCCGATGGCGACGCGCGCACCGTGCTGACCAACTTCAGCGAGAAGATGCAGGCCAAGATCAAGGCCGAAGCCGCCGCCGCCGGCGACAAGAACCTGCAGCAGGGCACCGCCTTCCTGGCCGAGAACAAGAAGGTCAAGGGCGTGTTCGTGACCGGCTCGGGCCTGCAGTACATGATCCTGCGCCAAGGCTCGGGCGAGCGTCCCAAGCCGACCGACAAGGTCAGCGTGAACTACAAGGGCACGCTGCTCGACGGCAAGACCTTCGACAGTTCCTACGATCGCGGCCAGCCGGCCGAATTCCCGGTCAACGGCGTGATCCAGGGCTGGCAGGAAGGCCTGGCGATGATGCCGGTCGGCAGCAAGTTCAAGTTCTGGATTCCGGCCGAGCTGGCCTACGGCTCCAACGGCGCGCCGCCGAGCATCGGCCCCAACGCGACGTTGACCTTCGAAGTCGAGTTGCTCGACATCCTGTGA